A segment of the Gossypium hirsutum isolate 1008001.06 chromosome D10, Gossypium_hirsutum_v2.1, whole genome shotgun sequence genome:
TGCGtttgtttttatttgaatttctGAATCTTTAGGAAGTATGTTTTGGTGTAATTAGGTTCTCATATATGTTCCAAGAACGTATTGTATTTGGAGCCTAATTGCTGATATAGTCCAAGAATTTGCCTTGTGCAGCTTTTTTTCATATATAACCTGACATAATGGTTAAACTTAAAACAATTTATCACGTTTTGTTCGAGTGCTTCTGTAATCTGGAATGTCTCTGTTTCTTTTAGGTCTATGTTCTTATAACATGAGGTTGCTGATTTCTATTTGTAAGAAAGGAAAAGATCTAGTCCCTTGGAAGATGTAATTACTATAGTGTTAAAAGTGTTTCTGTAGTTTTGATGAGTGGTATAGTTGATTATAGAGATAAGTCaacatttaatccctaaaattggAAACTTTTTCCTACTTGGTCCCTGAACTTAGTAATTTTTTCCCCAATTTGGTCATTGAGATGATGTGGCACTTTAAGATTGTGCATGCCATcacctaaaattttagaaaaaaatataaatttttatgtgaTGACATGGCATAATATCGGAGTGTCATGTCATCACATGGACCAAAATTGGGAAAAGTTTCCAAGTTCCAAGACTAATGTGGACCAAGAAAAAGTTTAAGGGACTAAGTTGAGAAAATTTGTCAAATTAGGGACTAACTGTGGCTTTCTCCCTTGATTATATTCACTGTTTTGTTGGGGAATATTATTGCCAGCAGTTTTGGATTGTACTTGTGTGTATTTTCAGAGGTTGGGCAGGGCACGGTTGGTTAGGAGCTCCCTTCAGCTTGTTCTAACTCTTTTCATCATCCACTGTGAACACTCAAACTTGTAGAATCCTTGCCTTATACCACCATGAACATAGTAATCAAAGAGGGACGGTTAAGTGGTTGATTTGAGTTTCATCTATATGAAATGTTATGGTCTTTCCGTTTATTTTTTCCGAATGGTGAAATTTCAACCACATCTTATCTCTTTTAAGAAGTATGATTGTATAGGTTTTCTCTTATCTTTTATTGTTTCGTTTTAATGATCACAAGAATGAATCTGTTATCTTGTAAGATTACTAGATCTTAAGGGTTCATTTACTAAATGGTTAATGCCAGTCTTCGTATCCGTGATTGGGGGACAAGCCTCTGTTTGCTCGTGATTTCTAATTCTTTAATCACCCAATTTGTGAAGCTTGACACTCGTCATCCTTATCATTTGATCTGAGCCACCGTCATGCTTGGCCTTCTTATGCCTGACTGACCTAAGCTGCATGATGCATGGTTTATAGATTTCCTGCTTGTCTTCTTAGTTCTTTCTTTAATTGAATTAGGGTTGAATTTCTTTTCTGGGGCTTCATTCATTgctattttacaaatttatgGTTGTCGACCTGACATTGTGCAATTGTTCCGGTCATCATtaccattttatatatttttatgattggAACATCATGTGACTCTCCTCTTGACCTTTGTTGTGCCCTCTATTGTCTCTTAACACGGCGAAACAAAACAATTTATATCTTATTCTCTAACTCGATTTGAGAAGTGTTTGAATGATCTTTGCTTTTTCTTATTTGTTTAGATGATCGAGGCACCAAGTTGGTCCTCAATTTTACCCATATTTAATATCTGTTGAGCATTGCACCATAACATGACAATGCCATTCTGTTGTTTATCCTGGATTAGGAATGGAGCACCACGACATGCAGGTGCCTAGAAGGGGAGAGATGAAGCATAAAGGACGAAATGTAGTTTGGTCGGTTGCAATGGACAAGTGTCTCATTGAAGCTCTGGCCATTCAGGCTAAAAACGGGAATAAAATCGACAAATGTTTCAACGAGAATGCTTATACTGCCGCTTGTATTGCCGTGAATTCTCGTTTTGATCTGAACTTGAACAATCAAAAAGTTGTTAACCGCCTTAAGACAATTAAGAAAAGATACAAAGTAATGAGGGATATGCTAAGTGAAGAAGGATTTCGGTGGAATCCGAATACGAAGATGATTGAATGTGACAGTGAAGATCTTTGGAAAAGCTATGTTGCGGTCAGTGTGTACTGCATTCTTCCCATTGTTTTGCTTTCTTGTTCCGATACATACTTTTTAAGATTACTTGACATGTAACATCATTGAGCAGGCACATCCTGATGCAAAAGGGTTCCGAAGAAAACCAATCGAGATGTATGATGAACTAAAGATTGTTTGCGGAAATTACCAAGCACCTAGTCGTTGGGCAAAGATGAAGGATGGAAGTCATCCGGTTGCTTATAAGAATTTCGAAGAAGATTCTGCTTCTTTTGTATCACCGAGTTCAGATGGCCTAAGTGATACCGATGGAACACAGTCGTATACTGGGCCACCGGAGTATATGCAAGATGTTAGTCAAGAACCTCCTCCAATGGAGCCTCTCAGACAACTTCCAAAGCGGCCGCGTGCCTCGGATTCTCTTCAAGAGGCAATGCTGGCAGTGGCATCCAGCATTCGGCGGTTGGCCGATGCAATCGAGCAGAGTAAAACTACAGTCAATGCCACAGAATTGCTAGACGCTGTTATGGAGATCGATGGTCTGGAAGAAGCTAAACAGATGTATGCATTCGAGTATTTGAACGCTGACCCTATCAAAGCGAGAGCATTCATGACTTACAATGTTCGGATGAGGAAAACGTATTTGTTTAGGCAGTTTTGGTGGTGGAAATGACCAGACTGGATCGAAATTTCAAAGCTTTTTCAGTATATAATTGACAATAGTGTGGGGATATTTATGGATGATGACACATTAAAAAAACCTTGTTTCAATGATTCATGGAGGTTAAATGTACAGATTTCAGATGTTCACTGATTAAACATATATAGCCGTAAGGCTGAGTCATAGAGAATTGGACTGGATTGGCTGATTCAACTCGGTAGTTAGTCTGGGTTTGAAGATATAAAAGAACAGAACTTTAATGAACTGATAGATAGTTGATttaaacagaaaaaagaaaaggtttgGAAAATTTAACCCACTTACTGT
Coding sequences within it:
- the LOC107915193 gene encoding uncharacterized protein, which codes for MEHHDMQVPRRGEMKHKGRNVVWSVAMDKCLIEALAIQAKNGNKIDKCFNENAYTAACIAVNSRFDLNLNNQKVVNRLKTIKKRYKVMRDMLSEEGFRWNPNTKMIECDSEDLWKSYVAAHPDAKGFRRKPIEMYDELKIVCGNYQAPSRWAKMKDGSHPVAYKNFEEDSASFVSPSSDGLSDTDGTQSYTGPPEYMQDVSQEPPPMEPLRQLPKRPRASDSLQEAMLAVASSIRRLADAIEQSKTTVNATELLDAVMEIDGLEEAKQMYAFEYLNADPIKARAFMTYNVRMRKTYLFRQFWWWK